One segment of Nitrospirota bacterium DNA contains the following:
- a CDS encoding LPP20 family lipoprotein: MKMRVFAVILIVIVFAVAGCQTAEVRESRPLGEVGPAYDAPPVREEWVPYRITAKGGGAPPQNAVNQAQARLMAERAAKIDAMRNLLEQAYGVTIKSRTTVKDFITQNDTIKARVDAYIKGAKVIDTRYLSDGSVEIEMEIILDYQFRRMFP, from the coding sequence ATGAAAATGAGAGTATTTGCCGTGATCCTTATTGTGATTGTATTTGCAGTGGCTGGATGTCAGACCGCTGAAGTGAGGGAAAGCAGACCCCTCGGAGAGGTTGGACCTGCGTATGATGCACCGCCTGTGCGGGAGGAATGGGTCCCTTACAGGATAACGGCAAAGGGCGGCGGCGCTCCTCCTCAAAATGCGGTCAATCAGGCGCAGGCAAGGCTTATGGCAGAGCGAGCAGCAAAGATTGACGCGATGAGAAACCTGCTTGAGCAGGCCTATGGCGTGACCATCAAGTCACGTACAACGGTCAAGGACTTTATTACCCAGAATGATACGATAAAGGCGAGAGTCGATGCGTATATAAAGGGAGCGAAGGTCATTGATACGAGGTATCTTAGTGACGGCAGCGTCGAAATCGAGATGGAGATCATTTTAGACTATCAGTTCAGGAGAATGTTCCCATGA
- a CDS encoding flagellar assembly protein T N-terminal domain-containing protein, translating into MNRRFCKTSGILFCIMTVSLFLIISPTMAGEMIVADGFAAITGGNTVIARDKAVDDALRKAVEQAVGTMVSSDTMTESYKVIHDKILARTSGYVEKYKILSEGPEGNLYRVRVQAEIGRSDLTSDLNALGLLHVMVEKPKVMVIIDEKVGGLYGTTAAESVGQAESTIIEKLLNSGFNVVDADTVRANISRDKALRILEGDNKAAAAEGLKYGAQVVITGKAFSKNAGGKLYGTNMQSIQATLQARVVRTDTGKVIASKSAQGAQVHIDEMQGGALAIKEASEKLTDELIDMIVKQWSGEVYGRSQEITVMINGLVSYRHLAAVKKILEKETQGVKAVHQRSFTGGIAELALDYGGKSTNIADELAARKFTGFRLEPTNVTPHRIDVKAILEK; encoded by the coding sequence ATGAACAGACGCTTCTGCAAAACGTCCGGCATTCTTTTTTGCATCATGACCGTTTCTTTGTTCTTGATCATCTCTCCCACTATGGCGGGAGAGATGATTGTTGCAGACGGTTTTGCTGCGATAACCGGTGGCAACACGGTTATCGCCAGGGACAAGGCCGTTGATGACGCTCTGAGAAAGGCGGTTGAACAGGCGGTCGGCACGATGGTCTCTTCCGATACCATGACCGAAAGTTATAAGGTGATTCATGATAAGATCCTGGCGCGCACATCAGGCTATGTCGAAAAATATAAAATCCTCTCTGAAGGGCCGGAAGGTAATCTCTACCGGGTAAGGGTGCAGGCCGAGATAGGCAGATCTGATCTGACCAGTGACCTCAATGCACTGGGACTGCTGCACGTTATGGTTGAAAAACCAAAAGTGATGGTGATCATCGATGAGAAGGTCGGCGGGTTGTATGGAACGACTGCAGCAGAGAGCGTTGGGCAGGCCGAATCGACGATCATCGAAAAGCTGCTGAATTCAGGGTTTAATGTGGTCGACGCTGATACCGTCAGAGCGAATATCTCGCGGGACAAGGCACTGCGGATACTTGAAGGAGACAACAAGGCAGCTGCGGCTGAGGGTCTGAAATACGGTGCGCAGGTTGTTATCACTGGTAAGGCTTTTTCGAAAAATGCGGGCGGCAAGCTGTATGGGACCAACATGCAGTCGATTCAGGCAACCCTGCAGGCACGGGTTGTCAGGACTGATACCGGCAAGGTAATAGCGTCAAAAAGTGCCCAGGGCGCGCAGGTGCATATAGATGAAATGCAGGGAGGTGCCCTTGCGATCAAGGAAGCAAGCGAGAAACTTACGGACGAACTGATCGACATGATCGTCAAACAATGGAGCGGTGAGGTCTATGGCCGCTCCCAGGAGATTACGGTTATGATAAATGGTCTGGTCTCCTACCGGCATCTTGCTGCAGTCAAAAAGATCCTGGAAAAAGAGACCCAGGGCGTTAAAGCTGTTCATCAGAGAAGTTTTACCGGAGGTATTGCCGAATTGGCGCTTGATTATGGCGGAAAATCCACCAATATCGCCGATGAATTGGCCGCAAGAAAATTTACCGGTTTCAGGCTGGAGCCGACAAACGTAACTCCCCACCGGATTGATGTTAAAGCAATATTGGAGAAATGA
- a CDS encoding PKD domain-containing protein, whose amino-acid sequence MTNKFFVVFIALSVIVFAVCAWIEPVWSADSQSAAHDDYKKRIAEKHKKEGEGKDKAIEEVIKILKDLGKGDEEGWIREWYKNGKEWQAKGTGNPDNTPKIIFGDGGNGYEPDNNAIEINVGRANVYKGEELDYGALLDLATSILHEHAHSQEWFSSMGTTTSGEKTAYTGIHSMLADWMQHLQKELLSKSQEPICDQAIIAKKILGVIGSLGTNESSLNEMSPERRSQLQKEAESLYLKRDKAKKELHWHDPHSTKYVELETEIQQCENKLKYYEKRFKEDFVFDAGSFVWTDEKGKQLTRKDISELAQNIKKKADEIVSQCEEEKNRPKGAKDPSDKDRSAVNKSKDELNGCLCRCTINPTVGVGATYDPKAWKNASPSCDDARYGPCVGFGLGCWREHMRNDGECFEQCVAAAGAKPQEVKAEIYQTRFKAYNDFLGEARGIIEEYLTYKARFSQTTPHPAIKEDFVQLAGNFPDDASLGQILFAAAAPASAPSSYAEKVRQKNRRGDPDRALGLVRAAESVMPDRKASGETTNILAEFAIIMSKASLNIVTEFEFDEGLYLLSKAAEFYSVGKSNPLGEEIQRLIRAFEKWKEDWQTLKSQIPVCQSLIKDKRVCECDRLNSEKITPAANSLTIYESASSEKWSISTATGAPRPLPEKDRMYKEFKDSLSRAKNECANNPVMNTKEMKALTDYETGKFLQKSPYINQEELKKNSAPVICDTRAVKTAEKLLSSPGLCDCQQEKIKGILDAAKKDERPLEIEFNADKRELSVGERVLLNLSIKGGVPPFSADMIGDYIYTQQSEARGFSINYQTEKAGTNTFFVTVVDSCGESDSRKVYVAVKPGRDVTSDKTPKVEQKLTVALRADKTRLKVNEQTFVHISVQNHKPPYTVRWGGHAQGLGDHGGKVPFVGAASPGTYAITAEVTDAAGRSAAGSITLTVIGEKASKSPVRTSGSDVSKSPTTPVYDPTKDPNIGSTNTKNINIAQVDQLGNDFRDGPKGPKQSDTKTDSRQSPVVQPDTYRNNKKEPDPGGDPNSNTQPFYPPVSSSNPRTNWTDWTKSRGDRGDSSSRWDNSNNSSAPKANCDPSRKQAAYQDGVTCGQKAKQNNGTMSSECKTASQGYMNTDTQMGWGSCLYSGFDEGYRAGLGTTAGGGGDVMAELENRAGENVHIFAEGQDNFGPQNKLAPGEKKKVGIKVPKGGGSVKFIAGRNGQKLAECKWDYTPDSWSRVPVVKFSAPKSLTCTVGLR is encoded by the coding sequence ATGACAAATAAATTCTTTGTTGTCTTTATAGCGTTAAGCGTTATTGTCTTTGCCGTGTGTGCATGGATAGAGCCAGTCTGGTCTGCTGATTCTCAATCTGCGGCGCATGACGATTATAAGAAGAGAATAGCAGAAAAGCATAAGAAAGAAGGGGAAGGAAAAGACAAGGCTATTGAAGAGGTTATTAAGATTTTAAAAGATCTCGGCAAGGGAGACGAAGAAGGATGGATCAGGGAGTGGTATAAAAATGGAAAAGAATGGCAGGCCAAGGGCACGGGGAACCCCGATAATACGCCAAAAATCATATTTGGTGATGGAGGCAACGGATACGAACCTGACAATAACGCTATCGAAATAAACGTTGGAAGAGCCAATGTGTATAAAGGGGAAGAGCTTGACTATGGCGCACTGTTAGATCTGGCCACAAGCATATTACATGAACATGCTCACTCACAGGAGTGGTTTAGTTCCATGGGAACGACGACCAGTGGTGAGAAGACAGCGTATACGGGGATTCATTCCATGTTGGCTGACTGGATGCAACATCTCCAGAAGGAGCTCCTCTCCAAATCTCAGGAGCCAATTTGTGACCAGGCGATTATTGCAAAAAAAATTCTGGGTGTAATCGGATCGTTAGGAACGAATGAATCGTCGTTGAACGAGATGTCACCAGAGAGACGAAGCCAGCTTCAGAAAGAAGCGGAATCTCTTTACCTGAAGAGGGACAAAGCGAAAAAGGAATTGCATTGGCACGATCCTCACTCCACGAAATATGTTGAACTTGAAACGGAAATTCAACAATGTGAGAATAAGCTGAAATACTATGAGAAAAGATTCAAGGAAGATTTTGTTTTTGATGCGGGCAGTTTTGTATGGACCGATGAAAAAGGAAAACAGCTGACAAGGAAAGATATATCTGAGCTTGCCCAAAACATAAAAAAGAAAGCGGATGAGATCGTATCACAATGTGAAGAAGAAAAAAACAGACCGAAGGGGGCCAAAGACCCCAGTGACAAAGACCGATCTGCGGTGAATAAGTCAAAGGATGAACTTAACGGTTGTCTCTGCCGCTGTACCATAAATCCTACGGTTGGTGTGGGCGCCACATATGACCCCAAGGCCTGGAAAAACGCTTCTCCCAGCTGCGATGACGCAAGATACGGGCCTTGCGTGGGCTTTGGCCTCGGCTGCTGGAGAGAGCATATGCGAAATGATGGAGAGTGCTTTGAACAGTGTGTTGCCGCAGCCGGTGCGAAGCCACAGGAGGTCAAGGCCGAGATATATCAGACGCGGTTTAAAGCATACAATGATTTCCTTGGCGAGGCCCGGGGTATTATTGAGGAATACCTTACCTATAAGGCCAGGTTTTCACAAACAACGCCGCACCCTGCAATAAAGGAGGACTTTGTCCAACTGGCCGGAAATTTCCCTGACGATGCTTCGCTGGGCCAGATTCTTTTTGCGGCAGCCGCTCCTGCCAGTGCGCCATCATCCTATGCCGAGAAGGTCAGGCAGAAGAACAGACGTGGAGACCCGGACCGGGCACTGGGGCTTGTCCGGGCTGCTGAGTCTGTAATGCCGGACAGAAAGGCCTCTGGCGAGACCACTAATATCCTGGCGGAATTTGCCATTATCATGTCCAAGGCAAGCCTCAATATCGTAACGGAATTTGAATTTGATGAGGGTCTTTATCTCCTGAGCAAGGCCGCGGAATTCTACTCGGTAGGCAAATCCAATCCCCTTGGAGAAGAGATACAGCGGCTGATACGTGCTTTTGAGAAATGGAAGGAAGACTGGCAGACCCTGAAGAGTCAGATACCGGTATGCCAGTCCCTAATCAAAGACAAGAGGGTCTGTGAGTGCGACAGGCTTAATAGCGAGAAGATTACCCCTGCGGCCAACTCTCTGACTATTTACGAATCTGCTTCTTCTGAGAAGTGGTCTATCAGTACCGCTACCGGAGCGCCCCGCCCACTTCCTGAAAAGGACAGGATGTACAAAGAGTTCAAGGACAGTCTGTCAAGAGCAAAAAATGAGTGCGCTAATAATCCGGTAATGAACACCAAGGAGATGAAAGCCCTGACGGATTATGAAACCGGAAAGTTCCTGCAGAAGTCTCCTTACATCAATCAGGAGGAACTGAAAAAGAATTCAGCACCGGTTATCTGTGATACCCGCGCGGTCAAAACTGCTGAAAAGCTGCTGTCTTCGCCTGGGTTGTGCGATTGTCAGCAGGAAAAGATCAAAGGCATCCTCGATGCGGCAAAGAAGGATGAGCGACCTCTTGAGATTGAATTTAATGCAGACAAAAGAGAGCTTTCAGTCGGTGAAAGGGTACTATTAAACCTCTCCATAAAAGGTGGCGTGCCGCCTTTTTCGGCTGATATGATTGGCGACTATATCTATACCCAGCAGTCAGAGGCAAGGGGATTTAGCATAAACTATCAGACAGAGAAAGCAGGAACAAATACCTTTTTTGTAACCGTCGTGGATTCATGCGGGGAAAGCGACTCAAGGAAGGTTTATGTTGCTGTCAAACCGGGCAGGGACGTCACCTCTGATAAAACGCCCAAGGTCGAGCAGAAATTAACGGTGGCGCTCAGGGCGGACAAGACCCGGCTTAAGGTAAATGAGCAGACCTTTGTCCATATTTCAGTGCAGAATCATAAGCCTCCCTACACCGTAAGGTGGGGTGGCCATGCGCAGGGGCTCGGAGACCACGGTGGCAAAGTGCCTTTTGTAGGCGCAGCCTCGCCTGGCACCTATGCGATTACTGCGGAGGTTACAGATGCTGCCGGAAGAAGCGCCGCCGGAAGCATTACCTTGACGGTTATTGGTGAGAAGGCATCAAAATCTCCTGTACGAACCTCTGGTTCTGATGTATCCAAGTCACCCACGACTCCGGTCTATGATCCGACTAAGGACCCCAATATCGGCAGTACGAACACCAAAAATATTAATATTGCCCAGGTTGACCAGTTAGGTAATGATTTTCGTGACGGACCAAAAGGGCCGAAGCAATCTGACACAAAAACAGACAGCAGGCAATCGCCTGTTGTGCAGCCGGATACCTATAGAAATAATAAGAAAGAGCCTGATCCCGGTGGAGATCCTAACAGCAACACACAGCCCTTTTACCCGCCGGTTAGCAGCAGCAACCCAAGGACGAATTGGACTGACTGGACAAAGAGCAGGGGAGACAGGGGGGATAGCAGCAGTAGATGGGACAACAGTAATAACAGCAGTGCTCCAAAAGCGAACTGTGATCCTTCAAGAAAACAGGCTGCTTATCAGGATGGGGTCACCTGCGGGCAGAAGGCAAAACAAAATAATGGGACGATGTCCTCCGAATGCAAAACAGCATCCCAAGGGTATATGAACACGGATACGCAGATGGGATGGGGTTCATGTTTATACAGCGGCTTTGATGAAGGCTACCGCGCCGGGCTTGGCACGACAGCAGGAGGGGGTGGTGATGTCATGGCTGAACTGGAAAACAGAGCGGGAGAAAATGTTCATATATTTGCAGAAGGCCAGGATAATTTTGGCCCCCAGAATAAACTGGCTCCCGGGGAAAAGAAAAAGGTCGGCATCAAGGTTCCCAAGGGCGGAGGATCTGTTAAATTCATAGCCGGCAGAAACGGGCAGAAGCTTGCAGAGTGCAAATGGGATTACACTCCTGATTCCTGGAGCAGGGTTCCGGTTGTTAAATTCTCGGCCCCTAAGAGCCTGACCTGCACGGTGGGGTTGAGATGA